The following are from one region of the Amycolatopsis sp. QT-25 genome:
- a CDS encoding MATE family efflux transporter: MVPEASELDERVPPKRVLGLAVPALGVLAAEPLYVLVDTAVVGHLGALPLAGLAVGGVVLSQVSSQLTFLSYGTTSRTARLHGAGRRGDAVREGVQATWIAVLVGLVVIVAGQLLAAPIARILSGDAAITDAAVSWLRIALFGTPFILITMAGNGWMRGVQDSAKPLRYVLAGNGISAVLCPLLVYGADWGLEGSAIANVVAQVISASLFIVALVRERVGLRPEPQVMRAQLGLGRDLVLRSLAFQACFVSAAAVAARTSTEAVGAHQIVLQLWTFLALVLDSLAIAAQSLVGAALGAGASRRARGVSNQITGYGLIFGCFLGVVFASVAGVLPQVFTSDAAVLGQIPHAWWFFVALQPIAGVVFALDGVLLGAGDVAFLRNATLLSAALGFLPLIWLSLAFGWGLAGIWTGLSLFMLLRLATVLVRWRSGRWAVEGAVRTA; this comes from the coding sequence ATGGTGCCTGAAGCTTCCGAACTCGACGAGCGCGTCCCGCCGAAGCGCGTACTCGGCCTCGCCGTGCCCGCGCTCGGCGTCCTCGCCGCCGAACCGCTGTACGTCCTGGTGGACACGGCCGTCGTCGGGCATCTCGGCGCGCTGCCGTTGGCCGGGCTCGCGGTCGGCGGTGTGGTGCTGTCGCAGGTTTCGAGCCAGCTGACGTTCCTGTCGTACGGCACCACCTCGCGCACGGCGCGGCTGCACGGCGCCGGACGCCGCGGCGACGCGGTCCGCGAAGGTGTCCAGGCGACCTGGATCGCGGTGCTCGTCGGGCTGGTCGTGATCGTCGCCGGGCAGCTGCTGGCCGCGCCCATCGCGCGGATCCTCTCCGGGGACGCCGCGATCACCGACGCCGCCGTCTCCTGGCTGCGGATCGCGCTGTTCGGGACGCCGTTCATCCTCATCACGATGGCGGGCAACGGCTGGATGCGCGGCGTGCAGGACTCGGCGAAACCGCTGCGCTATGTGCTGGCGGGCAACGGGATCTCCGCCGTGCTCTGCCCGCTGCTGGTGTACGGCGCGGACTGGGGACTGGAAGGTTCGGCGATCGCGAACGTCGTCGCGCAGGTGATCTCGGCGTCACTGTTCATCGTGGCCCTGGTGCGGGAGCGGGTCGGGCTGCGCCCGGAGCCGCAGGTGATGCGCGCCCAGCTCGGTCTCGGCCGGGACCTGGTGCTGCGCAGTCTCGCCTTCCAGGCGTGTTTCGTCTCCGCCGCCGCGGTCGCCGCGCGGACGTCCACCGAGGCCGTCGGCGCGCATCAGATCGTGTTGCAGCTGTGGACGTTCCTCGCACTCGTCCTGGACTCGCTGGCCATCGCCGCGCAGTCGCTCGTGGGCGCCGCCCTGGGCGCCGGTGCGAGCCGACGGGCACGCGGGGTGTCGAACCAGATCACCGGGTACGGCCTGATTTTCGGCTGTTTCCTCGGTGTCGTGTTCGCGTCGGTGGCCGGGGTGCTGCCGCAGGTGTTCACCTCGGACGCGGCCGTGCTCGGGCAGATCCCGCACGCGTGGTGGTTCTTCGTCGCGCTGCAACCGATCGCCGGGGTGGTGTTCGCGCTGGACGGCGTCCTGCTCGGCGCGGGCGACGTCGCCTTCCTGCGCAACGCGACGTTGCTGAGCGCGGCGCTGGGGTTCCTGCCGCTGATCTGGCTGTCGCTCGCGTTCGGCTGGGGGCTGGCTGGGATCTGGACCGGCCTCTCGCTGTTCATGCTGTTGCGGCTGGCGACGGTGCTGGTGCGGTGGCGCTCGGGGCGATGGGCCGTGGAGGGCGCCGTCCGCACCGCCTGA
- a CDS encoding bifunctional riboflavin kinase/FAD synthetase encodes MQRWRGLGDLPGSWGRCVVTIGVFDGVHRGHQELISRTVRAAAERDVPSVVLTFDPHPSEVIRPGSHPAQLTTLRRKAELVEGLGVDVFCVLPFTLELSRLTAHEFVHEVLVDKLHAAAVIVGENFTFGAKAAGDVDLLRTLGKRFGFVAYGAELQGLLAQQQTENEITFSSTYVRSCIDAGDVVAASEALGRPHRLEGIVVRGDGRGHDLGYPTANLSTPRFAAVPADGVYGAWFTRSSDSGRRLRAAVSVGTNPTFSGRERTVEAFVLDIDEDFYGQHVALDFVAKLRDQVRFPTSEGLVKQIDEDVARTRDLLGARD; translated from the coding sequence GTGCAGCGTTGGCGTGGTTTGGGTGACCTTCCCGGGAGCTGGGGACGGTGTGTGGTGACGATCGGCGTCTTCGACGGCGTGCACCGCGGTCATCAGGAGCTGATCTCGAGAACGGTCCGCGCCGCCGCCGAACGCGACGTGCCGAGTGTGGTGCTGACCTTCGACCCGCATCCCTCGGAGGTGATCCGGCCCGGCAGCCATCCCGCGCAGCTGACCACGTTGCGCCGCAAGGCGGAACTGGTCGAGGGCCTGGGCGTCGACGTCTTTTGCGTACTGCCGTTCACCCTGGAACTGTCGAGGCTGACAGCGCACGAATTCGTGCACGAGGTCCTCGTGGACAAACTGCACGCGGCCGCGGTGATCGTCGGGGAGAACTTCACCTTCGGCGCCAAGGCCGCCGGTGACGTCGATCTCCTCCGCACGCTGGGGAAGCGGTTCGGTTTCGTCGCGTACGGCGCGGAACTGCAGGGGCTGCTCGCACAGCAGCAGACCGAGAACGAGATCACCTTCTCCTCGACCTACGTCCGCTCGTGCATCGACGCCGGGGACGTCGTCGCGGCGTCCGAAGCGCTCGGCAGGCCGCACCGGCTGGAGGGCATCGTCGTCCGGGGTGACGGCCGGGGGCACGATCTCGGTTATCCGACGGCGAACCTGTCGACGCCGCGGTTCGCGGCGGTGCCCGCCGACGGTGTCTACGGCGCCTGGTTCACCCGTTCGTCGGATTCCGGCCGCCGGCTGCGCGCCGCGGTGTCGGTCGGGACCAATCCGACCTTCTCGGGCCGGGAGCGCACAGTCGAGGCCTTCGTCCTCGACATCGACGAGGATTTCTACGGGCAGCACGTCGCGCTCGATTTCGTCGCCAAGCTGCGGGATCAGGTCCGTTTCCCGACGTCGGAAGGTCTGGTGAAGCAGATCGACGAGGACGTCGCCCGGACCAGGGACCTGCTCGGCGCGCGGGACTGA
- a CDS encoding alpha/beta hydrolase, translating into MSQALRRDGGELRYGDLPGKRRPVVFIHGAGMDHRMFDAQAEFLHQAGHRVVSWDQRGHGESSLAPGARFTASAALDDLIALLDHLDLDRPILIGHSLGGNLAQALVRRLPERVHGLVVVDSTWNTGPLGSGERLLLKLAAPALALIPAARLPRVMARASAETPEGIAACEAVFARMPKRVFLDVWRATVSLVDPRPDHRSPVPLGLVRGARDRTGNIASAMPRWARAEGVTEQVVPGAGHVVTLDAPDETTKAIEAIIEGWTTERSA; encoded by the coding sequence ATGAGCCAGGCTCTCCGCCGGGACGGTGGGGAACTGCGCTACGGCGACCTGCCGGGAAAGCGGCGCCCTGTCGTCTTCATCCACGGTGCCGGGATGGACCACCGGATGTTCGACGCGCAGGCGGAGTTCCTGCACCAGGCAGGACATCGGGTCGTCAGCTGGGATCAGCGCGGGCACGGCGAGTCGAGCCTCGCCCCGGGAGCCCGCTTCACCGCGTCGGCCGCGCTGGACGACCTGATCGCCCTGCTCGATCACCTCGATCTCGACCGGCCGATCCTCATCGGACACTCGCTCGGCGGAAACCTCGCTCAGGCGCTCGTCCGACGCCTTCCCGAGCGCGTTCACGGCCTCGTCGTCGTGGACTCCACCTGGAACACCGGCCCGCTCGGTTCGGGGGAGCGGCTCCTGCTGAAGCTCGCGGCCCCGGCGCTGGCGCTGATCCCCGCCGCACGGCTGCCGCGCGTCATGGCCCGTGCCTCGGCCGAGACACCGGAGGGGATCGCCGCCTGCGAGGCGGTGTTCGCCCGGATGCCCAAACGTGTCTTCCTCGACGTCTGGCGGGCCACCGTGTCGCTCGTCGACCCGCGACCGGACCACCGCTCGCCGGTTCCACTCGGGCTCGTCCGCGGTGCCCGCGACCGCACCGGCAACATCGCGTCCGCGATGCCCCGCTGGGCGCGGGCCGAAGGCGTGACCGAGCAGGTCGTCCCCGGCGCCGGCCACGTGGTCACCCTGGACGCGCCCGATGAGACGACGAAGGCCATCGAGGCCATCATCGAGGGCTGGACCACGGAGCGCTCGGCATGA
- a CDS encoding SAM-dependent methyltransferase: MSEYAILVYPSANRVYTDSTPALLRAELAVFGLSALETEVSGIGETELGGVGYLTFTTPAPLSERDLALLSNLSALYALFERGDGVLKPVTISPLANFDSDLLTIQKYPGKTNELFTKLLVNVTLLATADPAAMLEQPLHLLDPLCGRGTTLNQAMMYGFDATGLDVDGKDFDSYELFIKTWLKQKRVKHSAETGQVRRNKVRLGRRLDIGFGITKERYKAGEVRKLSYLNCDTLTTDELLRPNSVDLIVTDAPYGVQHGSHRTQDASLARSPRDLLAAAVPVWTRVLRPGGALGISWNTNVAPREELAAILGKAGLEVREDGPFAEFSHRVDQAIVRDLIVAAKPA; this comes from the coding sequence ATGTCCGAGTACGCGATCCTGGTCTACCCGTCCGCCAACCGGGTCTACACCGACTCCACTCCGGCCCTGTTGCGCGCGGAGCTGGCGGTGTTCGGTCTGTCCGCTTTGGAGACCGAGGTCTCCGGGATCGGTGAGACGGAACTCGGCGGCGTCGGCTATCTCACCTTCACCACGCCCGCCCCGTTGAGCGAACGCGATCTCGCGCTCCTGTCGAACCTTTCCGCGCTCTACGCGCTGTTCGAACGCGGCGACGGCGTCCTGAAGCCGGTGACGATCAGCCCGCTCGCGAACTTCGACTCGGATCTGCTGACCATCCAGAAGTACCCCGGCAAGACGAACGAGTTGTTCACGAAACTGCTCGTCAACGTCACCCTGCTGGCCACGGCGGACCCGGCCGCGATGCTGGAGCAGCCGCTGCACCTGCTGGATCCGCTCTGCGGCCGCGGCACCACGCTGAACCAGGCGATGATGTACGGCTTCGACGCGACCGGGCTCGACGTCGACGGCAAGGATTTCGACTCCTACGAACTGTTCATCAAGACCTGGCTGAAGCAGAAGCGCGTCAAGCACAGCGCCGAAACCGGTCAGGTGCGCCGCAACAAGGTCCGGCTCGGCAGGCGGCTCGACATCGGCTTCGGGATCACCAAGGAGCGGTACAAGGCCGGCGAGGTCCGCAAGCTGAGCTACCTCAACTGCGACACGCTCACCACGGACGAACTGCTGCGGCCGAACTCGGTGGACCTCATCGTCACCGACGCCCCGTACGGCGTGCAGCACGGCAGCCACCGCACCCAGGACGCGTCGCTCGCGCGCAGCCCGCGGGACCTGCTCGCGGCCGCCGTCCCGGTGTGGACGCGGGTGCTGCGGCCCGGTGGCGCGCTCGGCATCTCCTGGAACACCAACGTCGCGCCGCGTGAGGAACTCGCCGCGATCCTCGGCAAGGCAGGGCTGGAAGTCCGCGAGGACGGCCCGTTCGCGGAGTTCTCGCACCGCGTGGACCAGGCGATCGTGCGGGACCTGATCGTCGCGGCGAAACCGGCCTAG
- a CDS encoding alpha/beta hydrolase-fold protein → MRRPVAEEVGHAVSRRGLLLGAAAVGGSALISACGAEKPPLVGPPPVAPPSTPTPLAEAVTVQKMRSAARNRDVNLVVIAPDGVSRVGLPVCVALHGRGADARTFLNLGVQNALNQVVAAGLPGFAVAAVDGDNYWVDVGKADDPQRMLSDELPGWLAQRRLRPATAIFGISMGGFGALRYAREHKNLKAVAVASAALFVSWPDAKSRKVFANREQWESHEPLLHTGDLSAASTGVWCGNSDPFARADRKLIKALDPAVANMTPGEHNDDYWRGIVPEVLKFVGERLA, encoded by the coding sequence ATGAGGAGACCCGTAGCTGAGGAAGTGGGCCACGCCGTGAGCCGGCGTGGCCTGCTCCTGGGAGCCGCGGCTGTCGGCGGCTCGGCGCTGATTTCCGCCTGTGGCGCCGAGAAGCCTCCTTTGGTGGGGCCGCCGCCGGTGGCCCCACCGAGTACCCCGACGCCGCTCGCCGAAGCGGTCACGGTGCAGAAGATGCGGTCCGCGGCCCGCAATCGCGACGTCAACCTCGTCGTCATCGCCCCCGACGGCGTGTCACGGGTCGGGCTGCCGGTCTGCGTCGCCCTGCACGGACGTGGCGCGGACGCCCGGACCTTTCTCAACCTCGGTGTGCAGAACGCGCTGAACCAAGTCGTCGCGGCCGGGCTGCCCGGCTTCGCGGTGGCCGCCGTCGACGGGGACAACTACTGGGTGGACGTCGGCAAGGCCGACGACCCGCAGCGGATGCTGTCCGACGAACTCCCAGGCTGGCTCGCCCAGCGCCGGCTGCGACCGGCGACGGCGATCTTCGGGATCTCGATGGGCGGCTTCGGCGCACTGCGCTACGCCCGCGAGCACAAGAACCTCAAGGCGGTCGCCGTGGCGAGTGCCGCGCTCTTCGTGAGCTGGCCCGATGCCAAGTCCCGCAAGGTCTTCGCGAATCGTGAGCAGTGGGAATCGCACGAGCCGCTGCTGCACACCGGCGATCTCTCGGCGGCTTCGACGGGGGTGTGGTGCGGGAATTCGGACCCCTTCGCCCGCGCCGACCGCAAACTGATCAAAGCGCTCGACCCCGCCGTCGCGAACATGACCCCGGGCGAGCACAACGACGACTACTGGCGCGGGATCGTGCCCGAGGTGCTGAAGTTCGTCGGGGAACGCCTCGCCTGA
- the truB gene encoding tRNA pseudouridine(55) synthase TruB, translating to MSRPHQAQAKKRPAPPPGLVIVDKPSGMTSHDVVARARRFMGTRKVGHAGTLDPMATGVLVLGIERATKLLGHLALDRKTYLATLSLGLSTTTDDAEGEPIAEAAPDVVEKITDDAIAAGIAALTGDIQQVPSAVSAVKIDGKRAYARVRAGEEVVIPPRPVTVHRFDLLATRREAGRIELDAVVECSSGTYVRALARDLGAGLGAGGHLLALRRTTVGPFTLAKARTLDQLEDEPELSLDLDAAVAAAFPRRDLDVRMAQAVRYGQRVPAAGIPGTYGMFGPDGRVLALAADEGELARSVVVLLPA from the coding sequence GTGTCGCGCCCCCATCAGGCTCAAGCCAAGAAACGTCCCGCCCCGCCGCCCGGTCTCGTCATCGTCGACAAGCCGTCCGGGATGACCTCCCACGACGTCGTCGCCAGGGCGCGGCGCTTCATGGGCACCCGCAAGGTCGGGCACGCCGGCACCCTCGACCCGATGGCCACCGGCGTGCTGGTGCTGGGCATCGAACGCGCGACGAAACTCCTCGGCCATCTCGCCCTGGACCGCAAGACCTACCTCGCGACCCTCTCCTTGGGGCTGTCCACCACGACCGACGACGCCGAGGGCGAACCGATCGCCGAAGCCGCCCCGGACGTCGTCGAAAAGATCACCGACGACGCGATCGCCGCCGGGATCGCCGCGCTGACCGGCGACATCCAGCAGGTGCCCAGCGCGGTCAGCGCGGTCAAGATCGACGGCAAACGCGCCTACGCCAGGGTCCGCGCCGGCGAAGAGGTCGTGATCCCGCCGCGTCCGGTCACCGTGCACCGCTTCGATCTGCTCGCCACCCGCCGCGAGGCGGGCCGGATCGAACTCGACGCCGTCGTCGAGTGTTCGTCCGGGACCTACGTGCGGGCGCTGGCCCGCGACCTCGGCGCCGGGCTCGGCGCCGGCGGGCATCTGCTCGCGTTGCGGCGCACCACGGTCGGGCCGTTCACGCTCGCCAAGGCCCGCACTCTCGATCAGCTCGAAGACGAGCCGGAACTGTCGCTGGACCTCGACGCCGCCGTCGCCGCCGCGTTCCCGCGCCGCGATCTGGACGTCCGCATGGCACAGGCGGTCCGCTATGGACAGCGGGTGCCGGCGGCCGGGATCCCGGGCACCTACGGGATGTTCGGACCGGACGGCCGGGTGCTCGCACTCGCCGCGGACGAAGGCGAACTGGCCCGCTCGGTGGTCGTGCTGCTGCCCGCCTAG
- the rbfA gene encoding 30S ribosome-binding factor RbfA, which produces MADPARARKLAKRISQIVAHAIEHDIKDPRLNHVTITDTKITADLHDATVYYTVLGENLESTPDHAGAAAALESARGVLRTKVGQGTGVRYTPTLAFVADSIPEDAKRIEDLLAKAREADAEVARRATGAQHAGEADPYKPPREETEDEFADEETRS; this is translated from the coding sequence ATGGCCGACCCCGCTCGGGCTCGCAAGCTCGCCAAGCGGATCTCGCAGATCGTCGCGCACGCGATCGAGCACGACATCAAGGATCCGCGGCTCAATCACGTGACGATCACCGACACGAAGATCACGGCGGATCTGCACGACGCCACGGTCTACTACACGGTGCTCGGTGAGAACCTGGAATCCACGCCCGATCACGCCGGTGCCGCCGCGGCGCTCGAATCCGCTCGCGGTGTGCTGCGCACGAAGGTCGGTCAGGGCACGGGAGTCCGCTACACTCCGACGCTGGCCTTCGTGGCCGACAGCATTCCCGAAGATGCCAAGCGCATCGAAGACCTCCTCGCGAAGGCCAGGGAAGCCGATGCGGAGGTCGCCCGGCGGGCCACTGGGGCGCAGCACGCCGGTGAAGCCGACCCGTACAAGCCGCCGCGGGAAGAGACCGAAGATGAGTTCGCCGATGAGGAGACCCGTAGCTGA
- a CDS encoding MarR family transcriptional regulator, giving the protein MTAADDRAAFVTAMGDFLGSWNLPRTTGRVYGQLLLGSGPVSLDELGAALGLSKGAVSVAVRELVSWGLARTIPQPGSRRLLVEAVSGFEQLLAASHERTRAFVRVLRSGARSAEGEPAEARLEEVAEFFESYVDAGDRMLRARRT; this is encoded by the coding sequence ATGACGGCCGCCGACGACCGCGCCGCGTTCGTCACCGCCATGGGCGACTTCCTCGGGTCGTGGAACCTGCCCCGTACCACCGGCCGGGTCTACGGGCAGCTCCTGCTCGGCTCCGGCCCCGTGTCGTTGGACGAACTCGGCGCGGCACTCGGTCTCAGCAAGGGCGCGGTGAGCGTGGCCGTCCGCGAGCTGGTCTCGTGGGGACTCGCCAGGACCATCCCGCAACCGGGCAGCCGCCGTCTGCTCGTCGAGGCGGTGAGTGGATTCGAGCAGCTTCTCGCCGCGAGCCACGAACGGACCCGTGCCTTCGTCCGCGTGCTCCGGAGTGGCGCACGATCCGCCGAGGGCGAGCCCGCCGAAGCCAGGCTCGAAGAGGTCGCCGAATTCTTCGAGTCCTATGTGGACGCAGGGGATCGGATGCTGCGCGCCAGGAGGACGTGA
- a CDS encoding TetR/AcrR family transcriptional regulator, which translates to MVRLTRVQQQARTRAAVLAAAREEFVEYGYGAAKVDRIAERAELTRGAVYSNFPGKRALYLAVLVDLVEQQDIPLAVKEPGSAGEALSTFARVWLDRLPLVDDPAAGGRLQLRSLTGVVEDDTGRAVVAQTARLEALLLALTLESCASDDPPARRVRLAELALTLLNGSSLVAEQAPGFGDPFDRARACEHLASLDLTDVWAPAHLPYVAPAARVQESWAPPADVRDPLTSDVVDLASDGVVVVLGGGRLEAAEEAVRSARPGERVTIVVVTDDAANTGQLIRLRVGDLVACLRQVSPAPLPEHLHLVFDDDARVAAAVGLADVGDSTEAAVRVSGKAVVARAEGRGAAYAVAKPATARTEGATK; encoded by the coding sequence ATGGTCCGGCTGACACGAGTGCAGCAGCAGGCACGGACCCGTGCCGCGGTCCTGGCGGCGGCACGGGAAGAGTTCGTCGAATACGGGTACGGCGCGGCGAAAGTGGATCGGATCGCCGAGCGGGCAGAGCTGACCCGGGGAGCGGTGTATTCGAACTTCCCCGGTAAACGCGCGTTGTATCTCGCGGTGCTGGTCGACCTGGTCGAGCAGCAGGACATCCCGCTCGCCGTCAAGGAGCCGGGCTCGGCGGGCGAAGCGCTGAGCACCTTCGCGCGGGTCTGGCTGGACCGGCTGCCCCTGGTCGACGACCCCGCCGCCGGTGGACGCCTGCAGTTGCGTTCGTTGACCGGTGTGGTCGAGGACGACACCGGACGAGCGGTAGTCGCCCAGACCGCCCGGCTGGAAGCGCTGTTGCTGGCGCTGACCCTGGAGTCCTGCGCCTCCGACGACCCGCCCGCGCGCCGTGTCCGTTTGGCCGAGCTGGCGTTGACGCTGCTCAACGGTTCCAGTCTCGTCGCGGAACAGGCTCCCGGATTCGGTGACCCCTTCGACCGGGCACGCGCGTGCGAGCACTTGGCGAGCCTCGACCTCACCGACGTCTGGGCACCGGCTCACCTGCCCTACGTGGCGCCCGCGGCTCGGGTACAGGAGTCATGGGCGCCGCCCGCCGATGTCCGTGATCCGCTCACCTCGGACGTGGTCGATCTGGCCTCGGACGGCGTGGTGGTCGTGCTGGGAGGCGGGCGGCTGGAGGCGGCCGAGGAGGCCGTGCGGTCGGCGCGGCCCGGTGAGCGGGTCACCATCGTCGTCGTCACCGACGACGCCGCGAACACCGGTCAGCTGATTCGCCTGCGCGTCGGCGACCTGGTGGCGTGTCTGCGACAGGTCTCCCCTGCCCCGCTGCCGGAGCACCTTCATCTCGTGTTCGACGACGATGCCCGCGTCGCGGCCGCGGTCGGCCTGGCAGACGTCGGCGACAGCACCGAAGCCGCGGTGCGTGTCAGCGGGAAGGCCGTCGTCGCCCGCGCCGAAGGACGGGGCGCCGCGTACGCCGTCGCGAAACCGGCAACCGCTCGTACCGAAGGGGCCACGAAATGA
- a CDS encoding DUF503 domain-containing protein, producing the protein MFVGALELDILLGDVHSLKQKRSVLKPVLAEVRRRFDVSVAEAGQQDLHRRALIGVAVVAATGAHVRDVLDSCERFVAGRPEFELLSAHRRLLGPDD; encoded by the coding sequence ATGTTCGTAGGAGCTCTTGAGCTCGACATCCTGCTGGGTGACGTCCACTCGCTCAAGCAGAAGCGATCCGTGCTCAAGCCGGTGCTGGCCGAGGTGCGCAGGCGTTTCGACGTCTCCGTCGCCGAAGCCGGACAGCAAGACCTGCACCGGCGGGCGCTGATCGGTGTGGCCGTGGTCGCGGCGACTGGCGCGCACGTCCGTGACGTGCTCGACTCGTGTGAGCGCTTCGTGGCCGGGAGGCCGGAGTTCGAACTGCTCTCCGCCCACCGCCGGCTGCTCGGCCCGGATGACTAG
- a CDS encoding bifunctional oligoribonuclease/PAP phosphatase NrnA: MPNLKEAAALLARANDVTLLGHVRPDADALGSALALGRALQLRGVEVRVSIGEPEKMPETLRGLDVGGLYVPASELPESERLLVALDTPTPGRLGKLAPRVDAVRAAGGDVLVIDHHASNVFYGTHHVVDDTAEATAVLVFALLEELGTEIDEPIARCLYAGLVTDTSGFRRARPSTHLLAAKLLEAGVDPDKVVREIVDDHPFAWLPMLSEVLAGARLEPDEARGFGLAHAVVTLDVARSVRAEEVEAVIDVVRSTREAGVAVVLKEAEPTGPRQRWQVSLRSAGGLDVSAAAGELGGGGHRQAAGCTAEGTAGEVLDKLKAALSRAPLL, encoded by the coding sequence GTGCCGAACCTCAAGGAAGCCGCCGCCCTGCTGGCGCGCGCGAACGACGTGACCCTGCTCGGCCATGTCCGTCCGGACGCCGACGCGCTCGGCAGCGCGCTGGCGCTCGGCCGGGCACTTCAACTGCGTGGCGTCGAGGTCCGTGTCTCGATCGGCGAGCCGGAGAAGATGCCCGAAACCCTGCGAGGCCTGGACGTCGGCGGGCTCTACGTCCCCGCGAGCGAGCTGCCGGAGAGCGAGCGGTTACTGGTCGCGCTGGACACGCCCACCCCGGGCAGGCTCGGGAAGCTCGCGCCGAGAGTGGACGCCGTCCGCGCGGCCGGGGGTGACGTCCTGGTGATCGATCATCACGCGTCCAACGTCTTCTACGGCACGCACCACGTGGTCGACGACACCGCCGAAGCCACCGCCGTCCTCGTTTTCGCGTTGCTGGAGGAGTTGGGCACCGAGATCGACGAGCCGATCGCGCGCTGCCTGTACGCGGGGCTCGTCACCGACACGAGCGGGTTCCGCCGGGCGCGGCCGTCCACCCATCTGCTGGCCGCGAAGCTGCTCGAAGCGGGTGTGGATCCGGACAAGGTGGTCCGCGAGATCGTCGACGACCATCCGTTCGCCTGGCTGCCGATGCTTTCGGAGGTGCTCGCGGGGGCCCGGCTCGAGCCGGACGAGGCGCGCGGTTTCGGGCTCGCGCACGCGGTGGTGACCCTCGACGTCGCACGGAGCGTGCGCGCGGAGGAGGTCGAAGCGGTCATCGACGTCGTCCGGTCCACGCGGGAGGCCGGGGTCGCCGTGGTGCTCAAGGAGGCCGAACCGACCGGGCCGCGGCAGCGGTGGCAGGTCTCGCTCCGTTCGGCGGGCGGCCTCGACGTTTCGGCGGCGGCCGGGGAACTGGGTGGTGGCGGTCACCGCCAGGCGGCCGGGTGCACCGCGGAGGGCACGGCGGGGGAGGTGCTCGACAAGCTGAAGGCGGCTTTGTCGAGGGCGCCTTTGCTGTGA
- a CDS encoding MFS transporter — MTGRATRRSWFIWFAAVTVYLLAVFHRTSFGVAGLQAADRFGVGAAALGTFTVLQVGVYAAMQIPTGVLVDRHGPRRVLTGAVFFLGLGQILLAVADSYPLGLLARAVVGFGDALTFVSILRLIAAHFPGRQYALIAASTGAIGYVGNLAATLPLGLLLDGPGWTPTFFAVGLVTALYTAVVALRVEDIPRGMPEPVREKVPPKVLGRQVAEAWRTPGTRLGFWVHFSTMFAPNVLTMLWGVPFLVQGQGYPKATASSLLIVFVFGSMIGGPIVGGLIGRRPSLRMPLVGGYIGGAAVMWAVLLGWSGTVPVAVLVPAFAFLSLGGPASMIGFALARDYNPLARVGTATGVVNVGGFVATTISALAVGVLLEWTGGTFRLALLSVMVVLAFGTFRMLVWWRRTRAVLFEAEARGEEIPVQIRRRRWDTEAPLPVSS, encoded by the coding sequence GTGACAGGCCGAGCCACCCGCCGGTCCTGGTTCATCTGGTTCGCCGCCGTCACCGTCTACCTTCTCGCCGTCTTTCACCGCACGTCGTTCGGCGTCGCCGGTCTCCAGGCCGCCGACCGCTTCGGCGTCGGCGCGGCCGCGCTCGGCACGTTCACCGTGCTGCAGGTCGGCGTCTACGCCGCGATGCAGATCCCCACCGGTGTCCTCGTCGACCGCCACGGCCCGCGCCGCGTGCTCACCGGCGCCGTGTTCTTCCTCGGCCTCGGACAGATCCTGCTCGCCGTCGCCGATTCCTATCCGCTCGGCCTGCTCGCCCGCGCCGTCGTCGGCTTCGGCGACGCGCTGACCTTCGTGAGCATCCTGCGGCTGATCGCCGCACACTTCCCCGGTCGCCAGTACGCGCTGATCGCCGCGTCGACCGGGGCGATCGGTTACGTCGGCAACCTCGCCGCGACCCTTCCGCTGGGCTTGCTGCTCGACGGTCCCGGGTGGACCCCGACATTCTTCGCCGTCGGCCTGGTGACCGCGTTGTACACCGCCGTCGTCGCCCTCCGCGTCGAAGACATCCCGCGCGGTATGCCGGAGCCCGTCCGCGAGAAGGTGCCTCCGAAGGTGCTGGGCCGTCAGGTCGCCGAAGCGTGGCGCACCCCGGGGACCCGGCTGGGATTCTGGGTGCACTTCAGCACGATGTTCGCCCCCAACGTGCTGACGATGCTGTGGGGAGTCCCTTTCCTGGTACAGGGTCAGGGATATCCGAAGGCCACCGCGAGTTCGCTGCTGATCGTCTTCGTGTTCGGCTCGATGATCGGCGGCCCGATCGTCGGCGGCCTGATCGGACGGCGGCCGTCGCTGCGGATGCCGCTCGTCGGCGGGTACATCGGCGGCGCCGCGGTGATGTGGGCGGTCCTGCTCGGCTGGAGCGGGACGGTCCCGGTCGCGGTGCTGGTCCCCGCGTTCGCGTTCCTCTCCCTCGGCGGCCCCGCGTCGATGATCGGCTTCGCGCTGGCGCGGGACTACAACCCGCTCGCACGGGTCGGCACCGCGACCGGTGTCGTGAACGTCGGCGGTTTCGTCGCCACGACGATCTCGGCGCTCGCGGTCGGCGTGCTGCTGGAGTGGACGGGCGGCACGTTCCGCCTGGCGCTGCTGTCGGTCATGGTGGTGCTCGCGTTCGGCACGTTCCGGATGCTCGTGTGGTGGCGGCGCACCCGCGCCGTGCTGTTCGAGGCCGAGGCCCGGGGCGAAGAGATCCCGGTGCAGATCCGGCGCCGCCGCTGGGACACCGAAGCACCGCTGCCCGTCTCTTCCTAG